One segment of Paenibacillus rhizovicinus DNA contains the following:
- a CDS encoding ABC transporter ATP-binding protein: MGNNGKRLFQYAWHFKKPILLALLLLALAISAELVGPFLAKRMIDTNIMGIEKPWYESKQDGRYDVAYNGSFYKRADHWKDGETKGREVRVLQTGLTYYFVDAAGVPDTGSRHFKDGTLTVTPKDGSPQPYPAALLSRDETYHFYRPELKSMITLAAGYVVMLLIGAGLAYGQKYLLQSSANRIVRKMRNDVFRHIQELPVQYFDNLPAGKIVSRVTNDTEAIRELYVSVLANFFSGIIYMTAIMGALFLLDTKLALIALPLLPILYVWIVVYRKYASQYNHVIRSRLSDINGMINESIQGMPIIQVFRRQKETMAEFGVMNDEYFKFQNKMLRLNSMTSHNLLGVFRNVIFLVVIWMFAGGYFGTAVSVGVLYAFIDYMNRMISPIVGMVNQLSNLEVARVSAERMFALLDEPGVPVSERRTARYQGNVSFEDVTFGYKEGEDVLKNISFSAKQGETVALVGHTGSGKSSILNLLFRFYDIERGAISVDGTNVLDMSKQQLRQHMGIVLQEPFLFTGTIASNISLDDPAISREKVEQALRDVGAYEMFMQLPHGIDEPVIEKGSTLSAGQRQLISFARALAFDPAILILDEATASIDTETEAIIQQALDVLKRGRTTFVIAHRLSTIRAADQILVLDRGRIVERGDHDELMVHGGKYFAMYQLQQGSAAGVVA; encoded by the coding sequence ATGGGTAACAACGGGAAACGATTGTTTCAATATGCATGGCATTTCAAGAAGCCGATCCTGCTGGCGCTGCTGCTGCTGGCGCTTGCGATATCCGCGGAGCTGGTAGGTCCATTCCTTGCCAAGCGAATGATCGACACGAATATTATGGGCATCGAGAAGCCCTGGTACGAGAGCAAGCAAGACGGGCGCTACGATGTCGCCTATAACGGAAGCTTCTACAAGCGGGCCGACCATTGGAAGGACGGCGAGACGAAGGGCCGCGAGGTTCGCGTGCTGCAGACCGGATTGACGTATTATTTTGTCGATGCGGCCGGCGTGCCCGATACGGGTTCGCGGCATTTCAAGGACGGCACGCTTACCGTTACCCCGAAGGACGGCAGCCCTCAGCCCTATCCGGCCGCGCTGCTGAGCCGCGACGAGACCTATCATTTCTATCGGCCGGAATTGAAGAGCATGATTACCCTGGCGGCGGGCTATGTCGTCATGCTGCTGATCGGAGCCGGGCTGGCTTACGGGCAGAAGTATCTGCTTCAATCGTCGGCGAACCGGATCGTTCGCAAGATGCGCAACGATGTGTTCCGGCATATCCAAGAGCTGCCGGTCCAGTATTTCGATAACCTCCCTGCCGGCAAAATCGTGTCCAGGGTCACGAACGACACGGAAGCGATCCGCGAGTTGTATGTCTCGGTACTCGCGAACTTCTTCTCCGGCATCATCTATATGACGGCGATTATGGGCGCGCTGTTCCTGCTCGATACGAAACTCGCGCTGATCGCGCTGCCGCTGCTGCCGATCCTGTACGTCTGGATCGTCGTATACCGCAAGTACGCCTCCCAATACAACCACGTCATCCGTTCGCGACTGAGCGATATCAACGGCATGATCAACGAGTCGATTCAAGGCATGCCGATCATCCAAGTGTTCCGCCGGCAGAAGGAAACGATGGCGGAATTCGGCGTCATGAACGACGAATATTTCAAATTCCAGAACAAGATGCTGCGTCTCAATTCGATGACCAGCCACAACTTGCTTGGCGTGTTCCGGAATGTCATCTTCCTCGTCGTCATCTGGATGTTCGCGGGCGGCTACTTCGGCACGGCCGTATCGGTCGGCGTCCTGTACGCCTTCATCGATTACATGAACCGGATGATCTCGCCGATCGTCGGGATGGTGAACCAGCTGTCCAACCTGGAAGTGGCGCGGGTATCCGCGGAGCGCATGTTCGCGCTGCTCGACGAGCCGGGCGTTCCGGTCTCGGAACGGCGGACGGCCCGCTATCAGGGCAACGTTTCCTTCGAAGACGTCACATTCGGCTACAAGGAAGGCGAAGACGTGCTGAAGAACATCAGCTTCAGCGCGAAGCAAGGCGAAACGGTCGCGCTCGTGGGCCATACCGGCTCGGGCAAGAGCTCGATTCTGAACCTGCTCTTCCGCTTCTACGACATCGAGCGCGGCGCGATCTCGGTGGACGGCACCAATGTGCTCGACATGTCGAAGCAGCAGCTTCGCCAGCATATGGGCATCGTGCTGCAGGAGCCGTTCCTCTTCACGGGCACGATCGCCTCGAACATCAGCTTGGACGATCCCGCGATTTCGCGCGAGAAGGTGGAGCAGGCGCTTCGCGACGTCGGCGCTTACGAGATGTTCATGCAGCTGCCGCACGGAATCGACGAGCCTGTCATCGAGAAAGGAAGCACCTTGTCCGCCGGCCAGCGGCAGCTGATTTCCTTCGCCCGGGCGCTCGCCTTCGATCCGGCGATTCTCATCCTGGACGAAGCGACCGCCAGCATCGATACGGAGACGGAAGCGATCATTCAACAGGCGCTTGACGTGCTCAAGCGCGGGCGCACGACGTTCGTCATCGCGCACCGGCTGTCGACGATCCGCGCAGCGGATCAAATTCTCGTGCTCGATCGCGGACGCATCGTCGAACGCGGCGACCATGACGAGCTGATGGTGCACGGCGGCAAATACTTCGCCATGTACCAGCTCCAGCAAGGCTCCGCCGCCGGTGTTGTCGCGTAG